In one window of Mercenaria mercenaria strain notata unplaced genomic scaffold, MADL_Memer_1 contig_3487, whole genome shotgun sequence DNA:
- the LOC128553112 gene encoding uncharacterized protein LOC128553112, whose product MNDRSKKDTRQGVICYECGQRGNLKYNCQNPGNESKTNLNISKKHNVKSSSNVGSGLYVEAKINGFKANCLIDTGATLSVISSSFLDNNSCTVDLENFEKDIVTASGSPIEIKGKTKVNIEINGETSSMPVVVSKIEGDAILGLDFMKARNIVVDIVSNEISVNGTIIKLNCSGPIGCYRVVVAEKVEIPARSEVIIQGKSIDPIIDKGLYVTEPNENFVSNNKGFIARALVEAKEKVPIRILNPLVEKQVIYPGTNISTLSPVENVKLGKNKSKQSFHIPSHIQDLYERTTEDMDKTQMHEVAKLLKKYAHIFSESDNDIGRTGIIRYQIPTGDARPIKQPLRRLPQHMSDEV is encoded by the coding sequence ATGAATGACAGGTCTAAGAAAGATACAAGACAAGGTGTTATTTGTTATGAATGTGGGCAAAGAGGGAATTTGAAATATAACTGCCAAAATCCTGGCAATGAatctaaaacaaatttaaatatttcgaaAAAGCACAATGTTAAATCTTCAAGTAACGTAGGCTCTGGGTTATATGTTGAAGCAAAAATTAATGGCTTCAAAGCCAACTGTTTAATTGATACGGGAGCTACCCTTTCTGTAATATCGTCCAGTTTTCTAGACAATAATTCTTGTACGGttgatttagaaaattttgaaaaagacatTGTAACTGCCTCTGGGTCACCGATAGAAATCAAGGGAAAAACAAAggtaaatattgaaattaatggaGAAACTTCATCAATGCCTGTAGTAGTATCTAAAATAGAAGGAGATGCTATTCTAGGGTTAGATTTTATGAAAGCCCGAAATATTGTTGTAGACATAGTCAGCAACGAGATATCAGTAAATGGAACAATTATAAAGTTAAATTGTTCAGGACCTATCGGTTGCTATCGAGTAGTTGTTGCTGAAAAGGTTGAAATTCCGGCAAGGTCTGAAGTAATCATTCAGGGAAAAAGCATAGATCCTATAATAGATAAAGGCCTATATGTTACGGAACCAAATGAAAATTTTGTGTCTAATAATAAAGGTTTTATAGCACGGGCTTTAGTCGAAGCAAAGGAAAAAGTGCCTATAAGAATTTTGAACCCCTTAGTTGAGAAACAAGTCATATATCCTGGCACAAATATATCCACATTAAGTCCTGTTGAGAACGTAAAGTTAGgtaaaaacaaaagtaaacaatCTTTTCATATTCCTTCTCACATACAAGACCTTTACGAACGTACTACTGAGGATATGGATAAAACACAAATGCATGAGGTAGCAAAGCTTCTTAAGAAATATGCTCACATATTTTCAGAATCAGATAATGATATAGGTAGGACAGGCATTATACGCTATCAAATTCCGACAGGTGATGCCAGACCTATTAAACAGCCATTACGAAGGTTACCACAACACATGTCAGACGAAGTTTAA